A portion of the Cololabis saira isolate AMF1-May2022 chromosome 17, fColSai1.1, whole genome shotgun sequence genome contains these proteins:
- the fbxo9 gene encoding F-box only protein 9, with the protein MADDNADIGGTLDEEDENSDDPNRLELNAFRAQWMSELKPSSGAGGVNGRLQQGKGLKRTQDSVREEKATELFLRAVQEEQNGAVYEAIKFYRMAMQLVPDIEFKINYSRPPDADRAGGKYREDNDADGEIEDLLAYFEQQLTLESAFPKICTAELEITPVHISALPREILMYIFRWVVSSDLDMRALEQLSLVSRGFYICARDPEIWRSACLRVWGRNCTKLAPYKSWREMFLQRPRVRFDGVYISKTSYIRQGEESLDGFYRAWHHVEYYRYLRFFPDGHVLMVTTPEDPLYVVPRLHARNPRMDSVMFGHFRLSQDADNQTKVFVVVCKKKEEKAAEFQRSRFCRRIPAPEVEHSFHVGLHLSSRGRQSFSKLVWIHHSCHITYKLSGETVITTFDLDKMYTPFFFARVKSYTAFSERPL; encoded by the exons ATG GCCGACGACAATGCAGATATTGGAGGTACCTTagatgaggaggatgagaaTTCAGATGACCCAAACCGG CTGGAGCTAAATGCCTTCCGAGCTCAGTGGATGTCTGAACTTAAACCAAGTTCAGGAGCAGGTGGAGTGAATGGCCGACTGCAGCAGGGTAAAGGTCTGAAGAGGACTCAAGACTCTGTCCGGGAGGAAAAA GCCACAGAGCTGTTCCTGAGAGCTGTTCAGGAGGAGCAAAATGGAGCTGTCTATGAGG CTATCAAGTTCTACCGCATGGCTATGCAGCTAGTTCCTGACATTGAATTCAAAATCAACTACAGCCGTCCTCCTGATGCAGACCGAGCAGGAGGAAAATA CAGGGAGGACAATGATGCTGATGGTGAGATTGAGGATCTTCTTGCTTACTTTGAGCAGCAGCTGACTCTGGAGAGCGCCTTTCCAAAGATCTGCACCGCCGAGCTTGAAATTACTCCAGTGCACATTTCAG CATTGCCACGAGAAATCCTGATGTACATTTTCCGCTGGGTTGTGTCAAGTGATCTGGACATGCGAGCACTGGAGCAGCTCTCTTTGGTGTCCCGCGGGTTTTACATTTGTGCAAG GGATCCTGAGATTTGGCGATCGGCTTGTTTAAGAGTGTGGGGACGGAACTGCACCAAACTTGCACCCTACAAGTCCTGGAGGGAGATGTTTCTGCAGAGGCCGCGTGTTCGTTTTGATG GTGTTTATATCAGCAAGACATCATACATTCGTCAAGGGGAAGAGTCACTGGATGGTTTCTACAGAGCTTGGCACCATGTTGAGTATTACAG GTACCTCCGTTTCTTCCCCGATGGCCACGTCCTCATGGTTACCACCCCTGAGGACCCTTTGTATGTGGTCCCTCGCTTGCACGCTAGAAACCCCAG AATGGACTCTGTTATGTTCGGTCACTTTCGTCTGTCACAGGATGCAGACAACCAAACCaaagtttttgttgttgtctgcAAGAAAAAGGAGGAG AAAGCAGCCGAGTTTCAAAGGAGTCGGTTCTGCAGGCGGATCCCAGCTCCGGAGGTCGAGCACAGCTTCCATGTGGGACTGCATCTGTCCTCCAGAGGGCGTCAGAGCTTCAGTAAGCTTGTGTGGATCCACCACTCCTGCCACATCACTTACAA gCTATCTGGGGAAACCGTCATTACCACATTCGATCTGGACAAGATGTACACACCCTTCTTCTTTGCACGAGTTAAGAGTTACACTGCATTCTCAGAGCGGCCTCTGTAA